Proteins from a single region of Macrotis lagotis isolate mMagLag1 chromosome 2, bilby.v1.9.chrom.fasta, whole genome shotgun sequence:
- the LRRIQ3 gene encoding leucine-rich repeat and IQ domain-containing protein 3 isoform X4, with amino-acid sequence MKNQGKHLAKKMFHGRGLERRINSQEKEKSIENQSLDEHNLYFLNLHGLQLITLEASQIYSSLRICILCKNFISDISPLQKCTKLIKLDLHSNQIRMLPDKTFWSEMKELKLLFLHNNSFVKLKNVCSLSACPNLVALTLYDCPVTLKKGYRHVLVNSIWSLKILDHFVISDEEIIENWPLPERFSTFNKRLFCDITPQFFKETSYERELWQVNYIIAKINKIVAHNSPVVILQRWIRGHLTRGMWAVMILVLNYRSLVGASQPALS; translated from the exons atgaaaaatcaagGAAAGCATCTTGctaaaaag ATGTTCCATGGAAGAGGGTTAGAAAGAAGAATTAACtctcaagaaaaggaaaaatccattGAAAACCAATCACTTGATGAgcacaatttgtattttttaaatctccatgGACTTCAGTTGATTACATTAGAAGCCTCCCAAATCTATAGTTCACTTAGAATATGCATCTTgtgtaaaaattttatttcagatataTCTCCACTTCAGAAATGcacaaaattaattaaattggaTCTTCATTCAAACCAG ATAAGAATGCTACCGGATAAAACTTTTTGGagtgaaatgaaggaattaaaacttCTATTTCTTCACaataattcatttgtaaaactgaAGAATGTGTGTTCCCTATCTGCCTGCCCAAACCTGGTTGCTCTCACTCTGTATGACTGCCCAGTGACCCTTAAAAAAGGTTATAGACATGTGTTGGTTAATAGTATATGGTCACTCAAAATCCTGGACCATTTTGTGATTTCTGATGAGGAAATAATTGAGAATTGGCCACTTCCAGAAAGATTCAGCACATTTAACAAACGCCTTTTCTGTGATATCACCCCCCAATTTTTTAAG GAGACAAGCTATGAGAGAGAGTTGTGGCAGGTGAATTACATTAttgcaaaaattaataaaattgttgCCCACAATTCACCAGTTGTGATACTTCAAAGATGGATACGTGGACATTTGACTAGAGGAATGtg GGCCGTGATGATCCTGGTTCTGAATTATAGAAGTTTGGTTGGAGCCAGCCAGCCAGCATTGAGCTAG